ATAAAGCCCGGATCAAGTCAAGGGATAAAGGAGTTTGCTTCCGAAGTGAAGACCATAAGCCGGCTCGGGCACAAAAATGGTCCAACTCATCGGGTGTTGTCATGAGAGAAAGGAACTCCTCCTTATCTATGAGTTCATGCCTAATGGTAGCCTCGATTCTCATCTATTCAAAGAACAGACCTTCTTGCCATGGGAGAATCGGTACAAAATCGCGCAAGGCATGGCATCGGCGTTGCGTTACCTCCACGACGAATGGGAACAATGCGTCGTACAGCATGATGATATGAAGTCTAGCAATATCATGCTTGATTCCGATGATCATTCGATTCAGTACCCCTTTTTCACATCTCGAAAGTCTGATCTCCCCTAGAACAAATCGGAGTCCGAGCTGCTGGAGATGAACTCTCGGATAAGGGAGGAGTTCTTTTTTCTTACCAAGCTGAAAATAGAACCGTCatgtctgaattttttttcttttctcaagtaTCAGCAAGAAGTCTAGTGTTCAAACGAGCTGTAAGTCGTCTcttttcaaaagagagagacGTGGCATTACCTATGCGGCTACATTTGAACATGGTTGAGATTCTTCAATCATAGCATGATATCGTCCGACGTGGAATTATGGAATAAACACAACTGACGATTAACAGCACTtgtccaaatttaatgaaatttaagTTCcattttatttcgtgaaaaaatgaatgattcagaattttttttttctgaaattgatTGCTCATATCactcgaaataattagtcgataaacaatattttcatatcgaaaataatttatgtcatAATATTtctgtaaatgatgaaaatatcttcctgttcattcattcatttttggaaGTAATACAAGCGAACATTTTTGCAAAAGCATATTTCAAAACTAcctattttttgcaaaacaaacacactctTAATGCAACTGAAAGGAAATTCTGTTTAGATACTTGAATTTACTCGATGGAAAAAGCTTGTGGTATAATTGTTCTCCTCCGAAGTCACTCAGGAGGTCCTCATCTTCTGCTGTTGAGATGCTGCTGCTGGCTCTTCCGACAGTTGCCCCTCCGTGTGGTGCTTTTTGGTCTCCCTGCTATGCCCAGCTCCGCTTATTTTTTGGCTATGCTGGTTGCCTGTCTACCTTCTGCCTTTTGCTTGGCTTTTGTTCTATTTCTACTTACCTTTGGCGCCTACCTGTATTCGCATTTTTTTAGTTGTATCTTgcgaccggttcaccgttgaacttcCTATGTCACACTTTGTGCCatattgagttcatggtttttgtgtccggtttctTTTGTACCTAACactttggaagatcaatacatacttaactttccaaaaaaaaaaaaaaaaaacttgtggtATAACTAGTCGTAAAacttacaaaataaaatataggTGTTCGGGTCTTAAAGAACTGCATGAATTAAAGAAATGGGGGGAAAACTTGTGTTATACAAGAAAGCAGTGAGGCAAAATGATTCATTCGTATTTAATGTTTAATGTAGTGCTTCAATTAACTCAAGTTTAATCACTAGGGTTTTGCTCTAGTGGCCACTCTTCTCACTTGGAAAGGGGGAGGTGGAGGGTTCGAATCCCCACTTTCGGGGGGAGTGGGGATGGGGACGCATGAGGAAGGAATAGAGCTGTGCTTGTAAAATAGAGTAGAATATGatcggacaaaaaaataaaaaaataaaactcaagTTTAGGAACAACGTTGAATATTTTTAGACAATCTAGAGATTAAATCGAACATGTACCAAACGTCGGaggccacattgaacaaattaaaagttcagattcaatattgcatattggactaaaaaaatttagagatcacattgaacaaattcaaagttcaaaaatcgCATTGCATATTTGGCTAAAGTTCACGATCATTAATTTCATTTAACCTAATTTGTTTGATCATTCCCTACTGATagcgcaataaaaaaaatctattgaaGGTCAAAGGTCAAATATGTGGCTCAGGCGCTGATGGTCAATTGGTGTTTTTGACCGAATAACGAAAGCACAACATTCGACcacaaaaaagggcaaaaaaaaaaaaaaagaaaggcgaAAGCGTAACATTGACAAAGTCTCCTCAACCCAACCTTCCGTCATTTTCTTTGCGTTCATATGCAAGTCCCTCCATACGCAGGCGATGACATCGGTACACCAAATTATGTGGCTTAACCTAAACATCATTGAAATCGCGATTAGGTGATTAAAAATCGATTGAATACCAAATATAGGTCATGTGTAGATGGCCAATATATGGCCGAGTCGCCCGATGGTCAATTGTTGTTTTTTGACGAGGTCTCCTAAACCCTTCAGATTCCAGAAAAGCAAAAACAGAAGGGCTAGTGTTTAAGGCTTCCTTTGCTTTAGAAAaagaacgatttgaaaaatattttcctcaaaataatcTCCTATGTTCGCTCGAAAGAATCAGCGTATGAGAAGCATTTTCATAAAAGGCAATAATTTATATCGcgatattttcgtggacgatggaCGAGCGATAACTttcaggaaaacattttctaaattacttatttttcgcgaaacaaaatgTTCCCTGAAAGTAAAGACTAACTTGCGTGATGACCAACAAAGGAAACCTAGGTTTTCCATGGGATTGGTTTCTCTCGTGGCGGTTTACGCGTGCGATCAACCCTTCACGAcgcaattttaattaattaattaattaattaatccggaaGTGTTCCCTAAGATATTTGATAACGCGACCCTTTTAGATTGTACTAATTATTgcgttgaaattttttttttcctagcacACCGTgttgtttttgtcaattttaactttttttttctccagctCCAGAGACTAGTCGTCGGGGAAGCTCGTGTGGATATTTCTCGTTTTCGTTTTCGCTGAACCGTTCCAAGATGGACTGCGAGTTGTTCAAGAAGCAAAAGGCCAAGTCATGTCGGGGGCCGGCCACTCCCCGTTCATTTATATGCGCATGTAACCATGTCAAAGCACCAGAAAAAAGCTGTCCTAAAACGAGGATGGAACTTCACAGCTCAGATTTCCAAAGCTTCAAGGCCGGAGAGCTTCGATCGCTCTTAGTCTTGGTTCTCTCTCTAGCCATCGCCTTCCCGGCTTCCGCGTCGTCTCAGGGCATCGATTTCAGCCTCACGGCTTTCAACGACAGTATCATTAAAGTCGAAGGCAATGCGGGAACTCAGAGCGGCTCCATCAGGGTTACGGACGCCGATCGGGACAAGGCCCTCACCGAGAATGCGGGGTGGGCCACGTACCGCGAGCCAATGTGCCTCTGGGATAAGGCGACGGGGAATGTGGCCGATTTCACCACTCGATTCACCTTCGCCATCAATTCGCTGGGGAAGACGAATTTCGCCGATGGAATGACCTTCTTTCTCGTCCCCGAAGGGTCTCAGCTCCCGAACAACTCGTTGGGAGGCGGCCTGGCTATTATAAATTCAGGCCGCAACCCTTCAAACTCTTCCGATTGGTTTGTAGCGGTCGAGTTCGACACTTTTTACAACGTTGTCCCCTCTGTGGTCGTGGACCCGAATTGTTCGAAGGTTGCACATGTCGGTATAGACTTGAATAATCTCAACTCCTCGAAATATAGCTGTGTGGATTGGTTCCAGGATAAAATCATGAGCGGTGGGTGGATCAACGCTACGATATCGTACAATTCTAGCACGCAGAACTTGAGCGTCGTCATGATGGACGCGAATGCCACAGGTACCAACATAAGTTCTTCCTCCATCTATGATATAGTCAACCTTACAGATTATTTGCCGGAGTGGGTGACTTTCGGTTTCTCGGCTGCCACGGGTACAAGTTTCGAGTTGCACACTATTAAGGCATGGGAATTCAGCTCCAATGTGCAAGTGGCTGGAAAAAAGAGCAAGTTATGGCTATGGGCTACCTTAGGCTCAGGTTCTTTCGTTTTGCTCATTCTTGCTCTAGCCTTTATTTGGTTTCGTCACCGTTCGAAGAGAAAGGGAACTTCCATGAgcggagaagaagatgatctgGCAATCGATGAAGAATTCGAGCAGGTGCCAGGGCCCAAGAAATTTTACTACAAGGACTTGGTCGCGGCTACCGACAATTTCGCAATGGAGCGGTTacttggggaaggaggcttTGGGAGAGTGTATGAAGGTTACTTGACCAGCGTGAATGCTCGTGTTGCAATCAAGAAGATCAACCCGGGATCAAGACAAGGGATAAAGGAGTACGCCAGCGAAGTGAAGACCATAAGCCGGCTCCGGCACAGAAACTTAGTCCAACTCATCGGATGGTGCCATGAGAAGAAGGAACTCCTCCTTATCTATGAATACATGTCAAACGGTAGTCTCGATTCTCATCTATTCAAAGAACGAACCTTCCCGCCGTGGGAGAAGCGGTACAAAATCGCGCAAGGCACGGCCTCGGCATTGCTCTACCTTCATGAAGAATGGGAACAGTGTGTCGTGCACCGCGATATAAAGTCCAGCAATATCATGCTCGATTCCGATTTCAATGCTAAATTAGGGGACTTCGGTCTAGCTAGGCTAGTCGACCATGCCAAAGGGTTGCAAACGACGGTGTTGGCCGGAACCATGGGTTACATGGCTCCCGAATGCGTTTACACGGGCAAGGCGAGTAGGGAATCGGACGTCTATAGCTTCGGAGTCGTCCTGTTAGAAATAGCTTGCGGTAGAAAAGTCATCGAACCGGGGGCTGAGGCTGGCCAAGTTCGGCTGGTGGACTGGGTTTGGGAGCAAGATGGGACCGGGAGGATACTCGATGCGGTGGAGTCGAAACTTGGTACCGATTTCGACGAAAAGCAACTGGAGTGCACGATGGTCGTAGGGCTGTGGTGCGCCCATCCGGACCACACCGCCCGTCCTTCCATAAGAGAAGCGTTTAGCGTTCTCAACTTTAACGCTCCGCCGCCCGTTCTCCCACCGAAATTGCCAGTCCCGTTCTCTCAAGCATCAATTGTTTCGTTCCACGCCACCTCGACCAGCGGCACCGAACTGTCCACATTTACGACCTCTTCTGTACAATCCTCTCACTCAGATTCTTCTGCATTGCTCCCAAATACGATATAATCCACTTCATTGGTGTAATCAGTTTGAGTTGTAATTTGTactttgagatttgattttgtaTATTATTCACTTCATAtaaatttcttcatttgttCCTCAGTAGTTACTCTTCATGTTTGGACTTCCGTCCGATATCCTGGATCAAGTAAAGGTAGTACATATCTTCTTTGATGGTTTCCTGCTGCACTCTGTTGATGTTAGGATAGGATCCGACTTGcaaccacaacgaaatagaTCGTAAAATCgataaagaaaaatcgaggcaCAAAAATTATCCTAGTTCACCCTTGGCCTAATGCTACATCTagaggatttcactataataAATACATCGCACCTCTCTCTTACGTcattcaattacaagtgaaaaagaacATATATATTGCAGTATCTATTCATGGGCTTAAATCCAAACTATTACTGAAATACAGGATCAAGATAAATATCACGTGAAGTAACTTTGGTATGCCGAGTGGAAGAGGAGGAGCACGGGTTTACAGTCGCTTGGTATGGCAAGTCTCATTAAGATCCAAATGCCGTAATGGATCGGGAATTTCTAAGTTGCGGTATTGTATAGCAGCTACAAATATTAACCGTTGGAATTTCTGTtggtttttttgttggtcaactGGCTGCCGCATACGACCCGTCGCAACTGAGAGCATGGAAAAATGATTGAGTAACCAAGCTAGAAAAAACAGGTGACTGGTGATTGTTTTTGCCAATAATTTTTCAACACTTACCAGCTCTTTGAGAAACATAAtagcatccaaaaaaaaaaaaaaatctttgcaaGCGGAAAAATAGACACGTCGTGTTTGGATGACATCTTCTTGATAATAGATAACGGGTGTGCTGATTCATGGAGAATTCAAGATTTGTAAAACACTTTCTAAAAGTTGTTTAGttatatcatttacaaaaatgaacgagaaaaattttcatcactTCCGGAAATAGTTTgccataaattgttgttgataatgaaaatattcttcattgactaattttttctaGGAGacataattaatcatttttttaagaaaatgttttccaaatcataaatttttcttgacaattgttttgtagaaaatgtgacatttatgaaaaatatttttcagagacCGGGCCTAGGTTCTCGACTCTCTGGTACCTCGGCTCGGGTCTGTAGAGGCTAGGACCATGTCTCCGTTGCCTAAACCCCGGGTCCattgaggccaagcctcgcACCCCAATGCTCGAAATTGGGACCACAATCCAAGGCTAGGTGAATCGAGGCTAGGCTAGGACTTTGGTATTGGTGTGGGTGATCGGGATCCTGAGCATTGGCCCAGCCTCGGTGGACATGAGCCCATGTACCGCGGATTGAGGAGCGGGTGCTGAGGTCCCATGCACTGCCTCAATGGACAGTGCCTAGGCACCAAAGACAGAGGCACCAGTGTTGGGGTTCCAGCACGGCCTTGATGGGCCCAGCTCGAGCGCTGAGGATGAGAGCACAAGCTTTCGGGACCAGAGCGCAGGCCAAGGGGACTCGACCACAGACATGGGACTCCCAAGCTTGGCCTCGATAGACTTGGGCTCGGGAGTTGGTGAACTAGGCACAGGCATCGGGGTCCGGGGCTCGGCCTCGATGGATATGAACACGGGCATAGTCTCCGAGAACCCTGAGCCTAGCCTCAATGTTATGGGGCTTGACGTCTCGGGCATCAACATTCGTGTCCTCAGCCCGGCCTCAATGTACTCGGTCATGACGGTCGGAGTCTTAGGTGTGGCTTTGATGCACCCAGTAGGGAGAAATGGGCAGGTGGATGGAATCCATGGCGAGGGAGAAATGGCCACCGAAGGAGACAAAAATTCGTTACTGGTTTGAGCGGAAACCCTagtttattcttcttcttttttgtaggGGCTTACGTGCACGACGAGGAGAAAatcttttgaatgaaaatctCAGACCTGTCATGGCTTTTGCCCTTCGAGCGagcttcattttatttttcttcttgtccttttttattttttgcctttcatttttctctctagaaaaagaaagacgaaGATTGTTTGCTTGGCCTCTTtagaaaataggatttgaaaaGTTGACAGTATAACAGTATAACGGTGCAATCTCAACCACAAGTGTTataaatggcaaaaaatatatagcaatcATGATGGGACCCATCTCTAATCTTTTACCTAGTATTCGATCGTTATATTGTCACATTATCATTCTAGCGGGACGGTTAGAAATTTGTCATTGGGTTGGGTGTGTGCACGCAAATTCTTTGGGTtggacaaaatgaaaaaaaaaattatgtaaaattcATGAAACTCTTATAATCCCGTATCAAGGGCATCGTCGACCCCGTTGTCAATTCCAATAAAACTTGTAGGGTTCGATATACCTTTGAAGATTCTCGAGTTTCTCCAAAATTtaataactgaattggtattaatTGAATTAGTGATGCATGATGGGCTTGTGTTTTGAGTGACAACAAGAATGATGATCATCATAGGCAGGCATAAAGGACGCGCCACTGACCAAGTATAAAGATTGGAATGAATGAAGTTTACCACCAAGACCTAAAAGAACACCACCAGCTGAGAATAAATGACTCCAGGATTGATGAAGTTCACCACCACGATTTAAAGGAAAATCACTAGGCAAAGATAAAAGGATTTTTGGGTTCACCACCAAAGAAATTTGGATTAAGCACCGAAATACGAAATTCGTTCACTTGAGGAAAATCTCATGTATATTCAAATGCAAGTTTGGTTGGCGCACAACCGAGATTGCACCTCTTTTTATAGAGGGactatgctaaaaaaaatactattgaTAGTTGATCGGCAACCATGAAAACAACAGTAGTCTTGCGAGTGGACAACTAGTACGTAAAATCGACATCTTCAAGCTTAGACCCATTGAATCACGCTGTGGCTGAAATTTGTTTTTGCTTGCATGAGTAATAATCAAGCGGGGATCAATTGATGAATTCGGAGTTGGGCTCGAGAAATGTTTCGTTGAATGCGATGCTCCTGTAACTGTTGAGTAGTCTTTGAAATGTCTTTAATAGCTCAAGATAGGAATTCCTAAACTCCCCATGACGAAGGAGCTTCACAGCTCAAAGCAAATGATATTGAAACATGGAGAGCTTACGGCATTCCTTTAATTTTCCATTATCTCGTACACATGTTAACATGGGTCATAAACCCAAATTTTTAACAGATATGATAGGCTGATTTGTTGTATGGATTAGCTATATTCAATAAGTGTGAGTgtgtttaaacataatatgagttTTAGATAGGTCATAAATGAGCTATAAATgtatcataaatgagtttacaacttacttacCCGGCAAGCCACctttatgactctctcttcattttctctcactCTACCTCTCCCTCGATCTCGCGCTCACGCATTTTGCATTTCATCTCAATTTAGGTATGAGTTTACCTAGATTGGATTAAGTATGATAGTGTTTTATAAATATGGGTAGGGTTGGGTATGTATTGGTTATGAGTTGGGTTGGGCATGAGTCACTatatttgcattgcaataaatgagtcataaacagattaaatgcaaaaaaaaaaaaaaaaaaaaacagattaaATGCGTTTATTTGGGTCGGATTATTTATGACTCAACAAAAATTCGATGTGATCCTGTCATTTGATGGGTCTACAGTCTTGTCTCAGACCATTTCTCTCATTGCTTTAGCATCTTCTGCAGGAATCTTGCTCGTGGACTTTCAACAAAAGTGTCCAACTCGGAGGCGATGCATCCCACATCCTGCATCCAACTCACCAAAATCGATAGAGATTCACTATCGGCGTTGGCCGAGCCTCTTGCCACAAGCCCTTACACCTTTGGGACGAGGCAAGGCAATGTGGCCAATTTCACCGCCCAATTCACCTCATTATTAGCTCTGAAacagtttgaaaaattttcccgCTCCCTAAGTCCCGGACAACTCATCGAGAGGCTATTTGGCTCTCGTGAGGGCGAACCGAGAGCCTTCTAACTTACCATGCTTCCGCTTCGGTCCGGAAAGACGCGCTTCCACTCTCTCTTACTTTGTCAACTCGAGAAGCTAGTTTCCGGAGTGGGTAACCTTCAGTTTCTCAGCCATGACCGGGTTGGATTTCGAGCTCCATACTCCCCAGACTCAAGAATTTATCTCTAACTTGCAAGTTTCTTTTCCAACAGTCACAAATCCAAGTAACAAGGTTAGAGGAAAAGAAGAGCAAGTCTTGGCTATGGTCTCTCTTGGGTTTAGGTTCATTTGCGTGATTGGGCTTCGCTTGGTTTCATTTACCTtacaaagagaaaaacaagcTACAACAACACTTGTACAAATATAAGGCAAACTAtctatcaaaagaaaaacagctaAGATTTCATATGGACTTAGATACTTGAATTTACTTAATAAGGAGAATGTAAATTCCCAGCTTAAATATTATGACTTTATAAAGGTCATGCATGCTTTAGAACTGTAGAACACAATAGACAGCTCTAAATGAATTGCATCAAGGAGGGAAATGAGATAGAAaaacaaaggtttaggactaaattgatattaatgcaataggtttaggacttttctgaCACTTTTCCCGCATCAAATATAGAAATGGGGTAGAAAGACCATTTTGTACGACAAAGCAATTCGGCAGAATGATCGGTTGGTATTTAATTCGTTCAATCTATTCCCAAATAATAATCTCACAAGTCCCTCCATATTCTTGCGTCGACGTCTGTGCACCTGATTATCAGCTTAGCTTGAGATGGAAATATCTTAAAAATTGTGGTCAAgtcaacaaaaatatatttaaagcaAAACATGGGCCATGTTTAAGACTCTTGCAGTGGCAGTTGCTTTTGACAGCATCACAAAAGCCTAATATTGAACTCTCTGTTGTTGTTCTTTGCATCGTACTACATTACTAGCACAAGCAGTTATCGATCTGACAATCCAAAGTTCGCGGTCATCGTTTAACGCACGGCATAATCAATGACTCGGTATCAATCAGAGCAGTGCTAGACTTTTTAAAACTgatttacaagtgaaaaaaagacGAAGAGAACTTCAATTGGCCGGCAGTCGAAGAACAAGTTCAAACGTAGATTTTGGAACATGCAGAGAAAGAGGTAGAGAGAACAAAAATGGCGGAAGCTATCATCGTCAGCATTGCTGGGaagattaattattaattaatctATTAGCAAGTGCACCGTGTGGACCACTTGTTAATTTCGTCGCTTACATTAAACCGTTACATGGTTGATGGCAAGTTCTTCAGGAACAATGTCAAAGCACCAGCAAGCTGTGCTGATTTCCTGATTTCAAAAGCAATCTAGAAAGCTCAACCAGAATGGAACTTCACAGCTCATATATCGTAAGTTTTAAGATCAGAGGGCTTCAATCCCTCTTAGtcttgcttctctctctacccAATGCATTCGCCGCTTCGGCGTCGTCTCAGGGCATCAATTTCAGCTTGCGGGCTTTCGATGGCAATAGCATTAAATTCCAAGGCGATGCAGCGGTTTCGAGCGACTTCATCCAACTTACCAAGGCCAATCAAGACCAGAACCTTAATGCGAGTGGGGGGTGGGCCACGTACCGCGAGCCGATGCGCCTTTGGGATAAGGCGACCGGGAACGTGGCGGATTTCACCACCCATTTCACCT
The sequence above is drawn from the Rhodamnia argentea isolate NSW1041297 chromosome 9, ASM2092103v1, whole genome shotgun sequence genome and encodes:
- the LOC125316625 gene encoding L-type lectin-domain containing receptor kinase IX.1-like, which codes for MELHSSDFQSFKAGELRSLLVLVLSLAIAFPASASSQGIDFSLTAFNDSIIKVEGNAGTQSGSIRVTDADRDKALTENAGWATYREPMCLWDKATGNVADFTTRFTFAINSLGKTNFADGMTFFLVPEGSQLPNNSLGGGLAIINSGRNPSNSSDWFVAVEFDTFYNVVPSVVVDPNCSKVAHVGIDLNNLNSSKYSCVDWFQDKIMSGGWINATISYNSSTQNLSVVMMDANATGTNISSSSIYDIVNLTDYLPEWVTFGFSAATGTSFELHTIKAWEFSSNVQVAGKKSKLWLWATLGSGSFVLLILALAFIWFRHRSKRKGTSMSGEEDDLAIDEEFEQVPGPKKFYYKDLVAATDNFAMERLLGEGGFGRVYEGYLTSVNARVAIKKINPGSRQGIKEYASEVKTISRLRHRNLVQLIGWCHEKKELLLIYEYMSNGSLDSHLFKERTFPPWEKRYKIAQGTASALLYLHEEWEQCVVHRDIKSSNIMLDSDFNAKLGDFGLARLVDHAKGLQTTVLAGTMGYMAPECVYTGKASRESDVYSFGVVLLEIACGRKVIEPGAEAGQVRLVDWVWEQDGTGRILDAVESKLGTDFDEKQLECTMVVGLWCAHPDHTARPSIREAFSVLNFNAPPPVLPPKLPVPFSQASIVSFHATSTSGTELSTFTTSSVQSSHSDSSALLPNTI